From a single Mycolicibacterium moriokaense genomic region:
- a CDS encoding P1 family peptidase: protein MSAITDVGGIRVGHHHRIDPDAELGSGWATGTTVVLTPPGTTGAVDCRGGAPGTRETDLLDPINSVRHVDAVVLSGGSAFGLAAAHGVMEWLEEQGRGVALDDGIQKGVVPIVPSAVIFDLPVGGWQCRPDASFGRAAAENAGTDVAIGTVGAGVGARVGVLKGGVGTASVTLESGVTVGALVVVNAAGDAVDPATGLPWLADQIEEFGLVAPPADQIAAYADRHTELSPLNTTIGVVATDAMLSKAGCRRMAVAAQDGLARTIRPCHTPLDGDTVFALATGAVEVPPDPTTPASMSPEVPLITALGAAAADCLARAVLVGVLAAESVAGIPTYRGMLPGAFE from the coding sequence ATGAGCGCGATCACCGACGTCGGCGGAATCCGCGTCGGCCACCACCATCGCATCGATCCCGATGCCGAGCTCGGTTCGGGCTGGGCCACCGGCACGACGGTGGTGTTGACGCCGCCCGGCACGACCGGCGCCGTCGACTGCCGCGGTGGTGCACCAGGCACCCGTGAGACGGACCTCCTCGACCCGATCAACTCCGTGCGTCACGTCGACGCCGTGGTGCTGAGTGGGGGCAGTGCGTTCGGACTGGCCGCCGCACACGGAGTGATGGAGTGGCTGGAGGAGCAGGGCCGGGGTGTCGCGCTGGACGACGGCATCCAAAAGGGTGTCGTGCCGATCGTTCCGTCCGCCGTGATTTTTGACCTCCCGGTCGGTGGGTGGCAGTGCCGGCCGGATGCGTCGTTCGGCCGGGCCGCCGCCGAGAACGCCGGCACCGACGTGGCCATCGGCACCGTCGGCGCCGGGGTCGGTGCGCGGGTCGGGGTGCTGAAGGGTGGCGTCGGCACCGCGTCGGTGACGCTGGAGTCCGGCGTGACGGTGGGGGCCCTCGTGGTCGTCAACGCCGCAGGTGACGCCGTGGATCCTGCGACGGGATTGCCCTGGCTGGCCGACCAGATCGAGGAGTTCGGTCTGGTGGCGCCGCCCGCCGATCAGATCGCCGCCTACGCCGACCGCCACACCGAGCTCAGCCCCCTGAACACCACCATCGGCGTCGTCGCCACCGATGCGATGCTGAGCAAGGCCGGGTGCCGTCGGATGGCCGTCGCCGCGCAGGACGGGCTGGCCCGCACCATCCGGCCGTGTCACACCCCGCTCGATGGCGATACGGTGTTTGCGCTGGCCACCGGAGCCGTGGAGGTGCCGCCGGACCCGACGACCCCGGCGTCGATGTCCCCGGAGGTGCCACTGATCACCGCGCTTGGCGCCGCGGCGGCGGACTGCCTGGCACGTGCGGTGCTGGTGGGAGTGCTGGCCGCGGAGTCGGTGGCAGGAATACCGACGTACCGTGGCATGTTGCCGGGTGCGTTCGAATGA
- a CDS encoding Mov34/MPN/PAD-1 family protein — translation MVAHARADHPDEACGVIAGPEGTDRPERFIAMTNAERSPTFYRFDSGEQLKVWRAMDDADEVPVVIYHSHTATEAYPSRTDVSYASEPDAHYVLVSTRDPDEHELRSYRIVDGVVTEEPVKIVEQY, via the coding sequence ATGGTCGCCCATGCCCGCGCTGACCACCCCGACGAGGCGTGCGGGGTGATCGCGGGACCAGAGGGCACCGATCGCCCGGAGCGGTTCATCGCGATGACGAACGCCGAGCGGTCGCCGACCTTCTATCGGTTCGACTCGGGTGAGCAGCTCAAGGTGTGGCGCGCGATGGACGACGCGGATGAAGTGCCCGTCGTGATCTACCACTCGCACACCGCCACGGAGGCCTACCCCAGCCGTACCGACGTCTCGTACGCGTCCGAGCCGGACGCCCACTACGTCCTGGTGTCGACGCGCGACCCCGACGAGCACGAGCTCCGCAGCTATCGCATCGTCGACGGCGTCGTCACCGAAGAGCCCGTCAAGATCGTCGAACAGTATTAG
- a CDS encoding MoaD/ThiS family protein — protein sequence MSVTVSIPTILRVHTGGEKRVSAAGDTLGAVISDLEANYSGISERLMDNGKLNRFVNIYVNDEDVRFSGGLDTAISDGDSVTILPAVAGG from the coding sequence ATGTCTGTCACTGTGTCGATCCCGACCATCCTGCGCGTCCACACCGGCGGCGAGAAGCGCGTCTCCGCAGCGGGCGACACCCTTGGTGCGGTGATCAGCGATCTCGAAGCGAACTACTCCGGGATCTCCGAGCGCCTGATGGATAACGGCAAGCTGAACCGCTTCGTCAACATCTACGTCAACGACGAGGATGTGCGGTTTTCCGGAGGGCTGGACACCGCGATCTCGGACGGGGATTCGGTGACCATCCTGCCCGCCGTCGCGGGTGGCTGA
- a CDS encoding cysteine synthase, with protein sequence MTRYDSLLQALGDTPLVGLQRLSPKWDEEPHVRLWAKLEDRNPTGSIKDRPALRMIEDAERRGVLQPGATILEPTSGNTGISLAMAALLKGYQMICVMPENTSIERRQLLELYGARIIYSPAEGGSNTAVAHAKELARQNPSWVMLYQYGNEANSLAHYEGTGPELLADLPEITHFVAGLGTTGTLMGTGRYLREHKPDVQIVAAEPRYGEGVYALRNIDEGFIPELYDPDVLTTRFSVGSYDAVKRTRELVQVEGIFAGISTGAVLHAALGMAAKAVKAGERADIAFVVADAGWKYLSTGAYAGSLDDAEDALEGQLWA encoded by the coding sequence GTGACCCGATACGACTCACTTCTCCAGGCGCTCGGCGATACGCCGCTGGTGGGCCTGCAACGGTTGTCGCCGAAGTGGGACGAGGAGCCGCACGTTCGGCTGTGGGCCAAGCTGGAGGACCGAAACCCGACCGGCTCCATCAAGGACCGGCCGGCGCTGCGGATGATCGAGGATGCCGAGCGGCGCGGTGTATTGCAGCCCGGCGCAACGATTCTCGAGCCGACGAGCGGCAACACCGGCATCTCATTGGCCATGGCGGCACTGCTGAAGGGCTATCAGATGATCTGCGTGATGCCCGAGAACACCTCCATCGAGCGACGGCAGCTGTTGGAGCTCTACGGCGCGCGCATCATCTACTCGCCGGCCGAAGGCGGCTCGAACACCGCGGTGGCGCATGCGAAAGAGCTTGCGCGACAGAACCCCTCGTGGGTCATGCTTTACCAGTACGGCAACGAGGCCAACTCGCTTGCGCACTACGAGGGCACGGGTCCCGAGCTGTTGGCCGACCTGCCGGAGATCACGCACTTCGTCGCGGGCCTCGGCACGACCGGCACCTTGATGGGCACCGGTCGCTACCTGCGTGAGCACAAGCCTGACGTCCAGATCGTGGCGGCCGAACCCCGCTATGGCGAAGGGGTCTACGCGCTGCGCAATATCGACGAGGGATTCATCCCCGAGCTGTACGACCCCGACGTGCTGACGACGCGGTTCTCGGTCGGTTCCTACGACGCGGTGAAGCGCACTCGTGAACTTGTTCAGGTGGAGGGCATATTCGCCGGTATCTCAACCGGCGCGGTGCTGCACGCCGCGCTCGGGATGGCGGCCAAGGCCGTCAAGGCGGGGGAGCGGGCAGACATCGCGTTCGTCGTCGCCGACGCGGGTTGGAAGTATCTGTCGACCGGTGCATACGCCGGTAGCCTGGATGACGCGGAAGACGCGTTGGAAGGGCAGCTATGGGCATGA
- a CDS encoding rhomboid family intramembrane serine protease — protein sequence MGMTGPGYQGMPGTPATPKKRPAWVVGGVTIISFVVLLWGIELWDSLTRHRLDNNGIRPLETDGLWGIIWAPLLHSDWNHLIANTVPALILGFLMTLAGMSRFVFATAIVWILGGFGTWLLGNVGAHCPYVGVRCETNHIGASGLIFGWLAFLIVFGFFTRKVWEIVIGVVVMLVYGSVLFGVLPGTPGVSWQGHLCGAIAGVIAAYVLSGPERKARERRKVAAKNPYLTT from the coding sequence ATGGGCATGACAGGCCCGGGATATCAGGGCATGCCGGGCACACCGGCGACGCCGAAGAAGCGGCCCGCCTGGGTGGTCGGCGGCGTGACGATCATCAGCTTCGTCGTGCTGCTGTGGGGCATCGAACTGTGGGACTCGCTGACCCGCCATCGCCTGGACAACAACGGCATCCGGCCGCTGGAGACCGACGGGCTGTGGGGCATCATCTGGGCGCCGCTGCTGCACTCGGACTGGAACCACTTGATCGCCAACACCGTTCCGGCGCTCATCCTCGGTTTCCTGATGACGCTCGCGGGGATGTCGCGGTTCGTCTTCGCCACTGCCATCGTCTGGATTCTGGGCGGCTTCGGCACCTGGCTGCTCGGCAACGTCGGCGCGCACTGTCCGTACGTCGGGGTGCGTTGCGAGACCAACCACATCGGCGCCTCGGGCCTGATTTTCGGCTGGTTGGCGTTTCTGATCGTGTTCGGATTCTTCACCCGCAAGGTGTGGGAGATCGTCATCGGCGTCGTCGTCATGCTGGTCTACGGCAGCGTTCTGTTCGGCGTGCTGCCGGGCACCCCCGGGGTTTCATGGCAGGGCCACCTGTGCGGCGCGATCGCCGGTGTCATCGCGGCGTATGTGCTCTCTGGGCCCGAACGTAAGGCGCGGGAGCGCCGCAAGGTCGCGGCGAAGAACCCGTATCTGACGACGTGA
- the murI gene encoding glutamate racemase yields MSSATAPVGIFDSGVGGLTVARAIIDQLPDEDIIYVGDTANGPYGPLTIPEIRAHALAIGDDLVSRGVKALVIACNTASSACLRDARERYAPVPVVEVILPAVRRAVAATRNGRIGVIGTEATIASGAYHDAFAAARDTQVIGVACPRFVDFVERGVTSGRQVLGLAEGYLEPLQRAEVDTLVLGCTHYPMLSGLIQLAMGDHVTLVSSAEETAKDLLRVLTELDLLHPHPDDPGATVHRRFEATGDPEAFTTLAGRFLGPTLDGVRPVQRHVDRQK; encoded by the coding sequence GTGAGTTCGGCAACCGCGCCCGTCGGGATCTTTGACTCCGGGGTCGGCGGGCTGACCGTCGCCCGCGCGATCATCGACCAGCTGCCCGACGAGGACATCATCTACGTGGGCGACACCGCCAACGGCCCGTACGGTCCGCTGACCATTCCGGAGATCCGCGCCCACGCGCTGGCGATCGGCGACGACCTCGTTTCGCGCGGTGTCAAAGCGCTCGTGATCGCATGCAACACAGCGTCATCGGCCTGCCTGCGCGACGCGCGTGAGCGGTACGCGCCCGTCCCCGTCGTCGAGGTGATCCTGCCCGCGGTCCGTCGCGCGGTGGCCGCCACCCGCAACGGCCGCATCGGCGTCATCGGCACGGAGGCGACCATCGCGTCGGGGGCGTATCACGACGCGTTCGCGGCGGCGCGCGACACCCAGGTGATCGGGGTGGCGTGCCCGCGCTTCGTCGACTTCGTCGAGCGGGGAGTGACCAGCGGTAGGCAGGTGCTCGGCCTCGCGGAGGGATACCTTGAGCCACTCCAGCGCGCCGAGGTCGACACGTTGGTTCTCGGGTGCACGCACTACCCGATGCTTTCGGGGCTGATACAACTCGCGATGGGCGATCACGTCACGCTGGTGTCGAGCGCGGAGGAAACCGCCAAGGACTTACTCCGCGTGCTCACCGAACTCGATTTGCTGCATCCTCATCCCGACGATCCGGGCGCCACAGTTCACCGCCGATTCGAGGCGACCGGCGACCCTGAGGCGTTCACCACATTGGCCGGCAGGTTCCTGGGCCCGACACTGGACGGTGTTCGTCCTGTTCAGCGCCACGTCGACCGGCAAAAGTGA
- a CDS encoding cyclic nucleotide-degrading phosphodiesterase: MSVRITILGCSGSVVGPDSPASGYLVTAPETPPLVLDFGGGVLGALQRYADPNSVYVLLSHLHADHCLDLPGLFVWRRYHPSPAQERGVMYGPANTWARLGAASSPEGGEIDDFSDIFEIRHWVDDHAVEIGTLNIVPRLVCHPTESYGFRITDPTGATLVYSGDTGYCDALIDLARGADVFLCESSWTHSPERPPRLHLSGTEAGRAAANAGVGELLLTHIPPWTSREDVISEAKAEFDGPVHAVVCGESFDVARS; the protein is encoded by the coding sequence GTGAGTGTGCGAATCACCATTTTAGGTTGCTCCGGCAGTGTTGTCGGGCCTGATTCGCCAGCTTCCGGTTACCTGGTCACCGCCCCTGAGACTCCACCGCTCGTCCTGGATTTCGGCGGCGGGGTGCTGGGCGCGCTACAGCGCTACGCCGACCCGAACTCGGTGTACGTACTTCTCTCGCATCTGCATGCAGACCACTGTCTCGATCTCCCCGGCCTGTTCGTGTGGCGGCGCTATCACCCGTCGCCGGCGCAGGAGCGCGGCGTGATGTACGGCCCGGCCAACACCTGGGCACGGCTGGGCGCCGCATCGTCGCCCGAGGGCGGAGAGATCGACGACTTCTCCGACATCTTCGAGATCCGGCATTGGGTGGACGACCACGCGGTGGAGATTGGGACGCTGAATATCGTGCCGCGCCTCGTCTGTCATCCCACCGAGTCCTACGGCTTTCGGATCACCGATCCCACGGGAGCCACGCTCGTGTACAGCGGTGACACCGGCTACTGCGACGCGTTGATCGACCTCGCCCGCGGCGCCGACGTGTTCCTCTGCGAGTCGTCGTGGACGCATTCGCCCGAGCGCCCGCCCCGACTGCACCTGTCTGGCACCGAGGCGGGCCGGGCCGCGGCCAACGCGGGCGTCGGTGAACTGCTGCTGACGCACATCCCGCCGTGGACGTCACGCGAAGACGTCATCAGTGAGGCGAAGGCCGAGTTCGACGGTCCCGTACACGCCGTGGTCTGCGGCGAGTCGTTCGACGTCGCTCGGTCCTGA
- the rph gene encoding ribonuclease PH, translating to MSTREDGRLDDELRPVRITRGFTTHPAGSVLVEFGQTRVMCTASVTEGVPRWRKGSGQGWLTAEYAMLPAATHDRSDRESVKGRLGGRTQEISRLVGRSLRACIDLGALGENTIAVDCDVLQADGGTRTAAITGAYVALADAVTYLGAAGKLSDPRPLSCAIAAVSVGVVDGRVRVDLPYSEDSRAEVDMNVVATDTGTLVEIQGTGEGATFPRSTLDKMLDAAMAACDQLFAIQREALELPYPGELPESTEPPKKAFGS from the coding sequence GTGTCCACACGAGAAGATGGCCGGCTCGACGACGAGCTGCGACCGGTCCGCATCACCCGCGGCTTCACCACTCATCCCGCCGGGTCGGTGCTTGTGGAGTTCGGCCAGACGCGGGTCATGTGCACGGCCAGCGTCACCGAAGGCGTGCCCCGCTGGCGTAAGGGTTCCGGGCAGGGCTGGCTGACCGCCGAGTACGCGATGTTGCCCGCCGCCACCCACGACCGCTCCGACCGCGAGTCGGTGAAGGGCCGCCTCGGGGGTCGCACGCAGGAGATCAGCCGGCTGGTCGGCCGCTCGCTGCGTGCGTGCATCGATCTGGGAGCGCTGGGGGAGAACACCATCGCGGTCGACTGCGACGTGCTGCAGGCCGACGGGGGTACGCGGACCGCCGCGATCACCGGTGCGTATGTGGCGCTGGCCGACGCGGTGACGTATCTGGGTGCGGCCGGCAAGCTGTCCGATCCCCGTCCGTTGTCATGTGCGATCGCCGCGGTCAGCGTCGGGGTGGTCGACGGTCGGGTTCGCGTCGACCTGCCGTACAGCGAGGACTCGCGAGCCGAGGTCGACATGAACGTCGTCGCCACCGACACCGGCACTCTGGTGGAGATCCAGGGCACGGGAGAAGGCGCGACGTTCCCGCGGTCGACGCTGGACAAGATGCTCGACGCCGCGATGGCTGCCTGCGATCAGCTTTTCGCGATCCAGCGTGAGGCGCTGGAGTTGCCCTATCCCGGCGAGTTGCCGGAGTCGACGGAGCCACCGAAGAAAGCGTTCGGAAGCTGA
- the rdgB gene encoding RdgB/HAM1 family non-canonical purine NTP pyrophosphatase, protein MTDLLVASRNRKKLAELHRVLDAAGISGLTLLSLDDVAAFDEAPETGATFEENALAKARDAYRATGLPSVADDSGLEVAALNGMPGVLSARWSGVPGDAAEKDRANTALLLAQLEDVPESRRNAAFVSACALVSAAGEVVVRGEWPGTIVRKPRGDGGFGYDPVFLPTGSDRTAAELSPAEKDAVSHRGRALTQLVPALRELAG, encoded by the coding sequence CTGACCGATCTGCTCGTCGCCAGCCGCAACCGCAAGAAGCTGGCCGAGTTGCACCGCGTGCTCGATGCGGCGGGCATCTCGGGTCTGACGCTGTTGTCGCTCGACGACGTCGCGGCCTTCGACGAAGCACCCGAGACGGGCGCGACGTTCGAGGAGAACGCGTTGGCCAAGGCGCGTGACGCGTACCGCGCCACCGGGCTGCCGTCGGTGGCCGATGATTCCGGTCTTGAGGTGGCGGCGCTGAACGGGATGCCCGGAGTGCTGTCGGCGCGGTGGTCAGGCGTGCCCGGCGACGCCGCCGAAAAAGACAGAGCGAATACCGCGCTGCTCTTGGCGCAGCTCGAGGATGTCCCGGAGTCGCGGCGGAATGCCGCGTTCGTATCGGCATGCGCGTTGGTGTCGGCGGCGGGCGAGGTCGTGGTGCGCGGCGAATGGCCGGGCACCATCGTGCGAAAACCGCGCGGAGACGGCGGGTTTGGCTACGATCCGGTCTTCCTGCCGACGGGATCTGACCGCACGGCCGCCGAACTCAGCCCCGCCGAGAAGGATGCGGTATCGCATCGCGGCCGAGCGCTGACGCAGTTGGTGCCCGCGCTGCGCGAGTTGGCGGGTTAG
- a CDS encoding TetR/AcrR family transcriptional regulator, which yields MPRTSDARERIVTSAARLFLERSYQAVGVDELCRAADVRKGSFYHYFPSKSELAKAVIDLHAEAFARRLSDSSATTPAQRLHAVPDAIGAIQTALEAQFGRAVGCPFGNFAAELSTTDDDVRTHLAGVLAAMERHLAAVCRDAAEAGVLRDGTDPDRLAHALLAQYQGIILLAKVNDSGVDALAPALHDFIDSYLVDART from the coding sequence ATGCCACGCACGTCAGACGCCCGCGAGCGGATCGTCACGTCGGCTGCGCGGTTGTTTCTCGAACGCAGCTATCAAGCTGTCGGCGTCGACGAACTGTGCCGCGCCGCCGACGTCCGCAAGGGCAGCTTCTACCACTACTTCCCCTCGAAGTCCGAACTCGCCAAAGCCGTCATCGACCTGCACGCCGAGGCCTTCGCGCGACGACTGTCCGACTCCTCCGCGACGACGCCTGCGCAGCGACTGCACGCCGTCCCCGACGCCATCGGCGCCATCCAGACCGCGCTCGAGGCACAGTTCGGACGCGCCGTCGGATGCCCATTCGGTAACTTCGCCGCCGAGTTGTCGACCACCGACGACGACGTGCGCACCCACCTCGCCGGCGTGCTCGCCGCAATGGAACGCCACCTCGCCGCGGTGTGTCGCGACGCGGCCGAGGCTGGCGTACTACGTGACGGCACCGACCCAGACCGACTCGCCCACGCGCTGCTGGCGCAATACCAGGGCATCATCCTGCTGGCCAAGGTCAACGACTCCGGCGTGGATGCGCTCGCGCCCGCACTGCACGACTTCATCGACAGCTACCTCGTCGACGCGCGCACCTAA
- a CDS encoding haloalkane dehalogenase encodes MTDEVFRTPDERFENLPGYDFAPNYVDVDGLRMHYVDEGPRGGRPIVCFHGEPSWAYLYRKMVGPLVEAGHRVVAPDYAGFGRSDKPTDRGWYSYDRHVELTSRVLAGLDLRDAIVVVQDWGGAIGLRWAVENADRVGALAIFNTGLFTGRVSKGFMAWRDFAERNPDLPVGFVIQGATATELPDDVVAAYDAPFPTVESKAGAAQFPLLVPIAEEAPGAKEMRAVADELSRWQKPALVAFSDQDPIFPYPKAGQVFCDLIPTATEQVKIEGAAHFLQEDRGERLAEEILKHLT; translated from the coding sequence ATGACTGATGAGGTCTTCCGGACGCCGGACGAACGCTTTGAGAACCTGCCTGGCTACGACTTCGCGCCCAACTACGTCGATGTCGACGGCTTGCGAATGCACTACGTCGACGAGGGTCCGCGCGGCGGTAGGCCGATCGTGTGCTTTCACGGCGAGCCGAGTTGGGCGTACCTGTATCGCAAGATGGTCGGCCCGCTGGTGGAGGCGGGGCACCGCGTGGTGGCCCCTGACTATGCCGGGTTCGGGCGGTCGGACAAGCCGACCGATCGCGGGTGGTACAGCTATGACCGCCACGTCGAGTTGACGTCGCGGGTGCTCGCCGGCCTCGATCTGCGCGACGCCATCGTGGTGGTGCAGGACTGGGGTGGCGCGATCGGACTGCGGTGGGCTGTCGAGAACGCCGACCGCGTCGGAGCGTTGGCGATCTTCAACACCGGGCTCTTCACCGGGCGAGTGTCCAAGGGGTTCATGGCGTGGCGCGACTTCGCCGAGCGCAACCCCGACCTGCCGGTGGGCTTCGTGATCCAGGGCGCGACGGCGACCGAACTACCCGACGATGTGGTGGCCGCATACGACGCCCCGTTCCCGACTGTCGAGTCGAAGGCCGGTGCGGCGCAGTTCCCGTTGCTCGTGCCGATCGCCGAGGAGGCACCCGGCGCGAAGGAAATGCGTGCGGTGGCCGACGAGCTGTCGCGGTGGCAGAAGCCGGCGTTGGTCGCGTTCTCCGATCAGGATCCGATCTTCCCGTATCCCAAAGCGGGACAAGTCTTCTGCGATCTGATCCCCACCGCGACCGAACAGGTGAAGATCGAGGGCGCGGCCCACTTCCTACAGGAGGACCGCGGCGAGCGGCTGGCCGAGGAAATCCTCAAGCACCTGACGTGA
- a CDS encoding DUF3817 domain-containing protein encodes MTETTGTPVEAIRKALLGYRATAWITGIWLIALCYEMVMKYGFGVEGLSWIAVVHGWVYFVYLLFTANLAVKVRWPIAKTIGILLAGTIPLVGIIVEQIQTREIKQEYGL; translated from the coding sequence ATGACGGAGACCACCGGCACCCCCGTTGAAGCCATCCGCAAGGCGCTGCTCGGCTATCGCGCCACCGCATGGATCACCGGCATCTGGCTGATCGCACTCTGCTACGAGATGGTGATGAAGTACGGCTTCGGAGTCGAGGGCCTGAGCTGGATCGCCGTCGTGCACGGCTGGGTCTACTTCGTGTACCTGCTCTTCACCGCCAACCTCGCGGTCAAGGTGCGCTGGCCCATCGCCAAGACCATCGGCATTCTGCTGGCCGGCACCATCCCGTTGGTCGGCATCATCGTCGAGCAGATCCAGACCAGAGAGATCAAGCAGGAGTACGGCCTGTAG
- a CDS encoding LAGLIDADG family homing endonuclease translates to MKHKRSIALEPWQQALVDQATEEFVLGLIHSDGCRVVANDRGVCSIRYHFSNRSEDIIGLFTAALDKLGIHWTRSTKYIVSIYRKADTARLDEFVGPKTRAVPLEGVHYAA, encoded by the coding sequence ATGAAACACAAGCGATCGATAGCCCTCGAACCCTGGCAACAAGCCCTTGTCGACCAGGCCACCGAAGAGTTCGTGCTCGGACTGATCCACAGCGACGGCTGTCGCGTCGTCGCCAATGACCGCGGGGTCTGCAGCATCAGGTATCACTTCTCGAACCGGTCCGAAGACATCATCGGTCTATTCACCGCCGCACTCGACAAGCTCGGTATTCACTGGACACGCTCAACCAAGTACATCGTGTCCATCTACCGGAAGGCCGATACAGCTCGCCTCGACGAATTCGTCGGGCCGAAGACCCGCGCGGTACCGTTGGAAGGTGTCCACTACGCGGCGTAG
- a CDS encoding amidase, translated as MSSLADQTRWMTATDQAALVASGEVSPGELLEAAIERIERIDPALNAVVIRWFDHAREIAASPDLPSGPFRGVPFLIKDLFADYAGQRISNGNVALKEANFIAPADTTLVSRYRAAGLVIAGRTNSPELGSVPTTEPIAWGATHNPWDTTRTPGGSSGGAAAAVASGMVPFAHASDGGGSIRIPASCCGLVGLKPSQGRITLGPVRDESGLAVEHCVSRTVRDSAALLDATRGPAIGDTVIAPAPARPYVEELGVDPGRLRIGILDHHAQGGHVDPEVTDATQSAGRLLESLGHHVEEAWPKALEDETLGSKFGAMWSTNMGVARLRFEQLLGRQLEDHEMEPMNRAQADFAKHFGAVDYALALAGVSQFRRAMHSWWYEGWDLLLTPTLAELPLKLGAIVNDPDNPMAPMRRAGEFVPFTPPFNTSGQPAISLPLEWTDEGLPVGVQLVAAYGREDALIRVASQLEQAKPWADRKPEI; from the coding sequence GTGAGTTCACTTGCGGACCAGACCCGTTGGATGACGGCGACGGATCAGGCGGCACTCGTCGCATCGGGCGAGGTGTCGCCCGGCGAGCTACTGGAAGCCGCGATCGAACGCATCGAACGCATCGACCCTGCACTCAACGCCGTCGTCATCCGCTGGTTCGACCACGCACGCGAGATCGCGGCAAGTCCCGATCTTCCCAGCGGCCCGTTCCGCGGAGTGCCGTTCCTCATCAAGGATCTGTTCGCCGATTACGCCGGACAGCGCATCAGCAACGGCAACGTGGCGTTGAAAGAGGCGAACTTCATCGCCCCCGCCGATACGACGCTCGTCAGCCGCTACCGCGCGGCGGGGCTGGTGATCGCCGGCCGCACGAACAGCCCCGAGTTGGGCAGCGTGCCGACCACCGAGCCCATCGCGTGGGGCGCGACGCACAACCCTTGGGATACGACGCGCACGCCGGGAGGTTCGAGCGGTGGTGCGGCCGCTGCGGTGGCGTCGGGGATGGTGCCGTTCGCCCATGCCAGCGACGGGGGCGGATCGATCCGTATCCCCGCGTCCTGTTGCGGGCTGGTCGGTCTCAAGCCGAGCCAGGGCCGGATCACGCTCGGCCCGGTGCGCGACGAAAGCGGACTGGCGGTCGAGCACTGTGTCAGTCGTACCGTCCGTGATTCGGCGGCGCTGCTCGATGCGACCCGCGGCCCGGCGATCGGCGACACCGTGATCGCGCCTGCGCCGGCACGGCCCTATGTCGAGGAGTTGGGCGTCGACCCGGGGCGACTGCGCATCGGCATCCTCGACCACCACGCGCAGGGCGGTCACGTCGATCCCGAGGTCACCGACGCGACCCAGTCCGCCGGCCGGCTGCTCGAGTCGTTGGGCCATCACGTCGAAGAGGCGTGGCCGAAGGCGTTGGAGGACGAGACGCTCGGCTCCAAGTTCGGCGCAATGTGGAGCACGAACATGGGAGTCGCGCGACTACGGTTCGAGCAACTGCTCGGCCGCCAGCTCGAGGATCACGAGATGGAGCCGATGAACCGGGCCCAAGCCGATTTCGCGAAGCACTTTGGCGCCGTCGATTACGCGCTCGCGCTGGCCGGTGTCTCGCAGTTTCGCCGGGCGATGCACTCGTGGTGGTACGAGGGTTGGGATCTGCTGCTCACGCCGACGCTGGCCGAGTTGCCGCTGAAACTCGGCGCGATCGTCAACGACCCCGACAACCCAATGGCGCCGATGCGTCGCGCGGGAGAGTTCGTGCCGTTCACTCCCCCGTTCAACACCAGCGGGCAACCGGCGATCAGCCTGCCTCTGGAGTGGACGGATGAGGGGCTGCCGGTGGGCGTGCAGCTGGTTGCGGCGTATGGCCGTGAAGACGCCTTGATCCGCGTCGCCAGTCAGCTCGAGCAGGCGAAGCCGTGGGCTGATCGGAAGCCGGAGATCTGA
- a CDS encoding SRPBCC family protein has protein sequence MTRSYALEPADSDFLASAPHIFRYQKRYAAPPEKVWESLVSDESLAAWGPMIKDVTWTSPRPFGVGTTRDVTAPGGAVMRERFFQWEDGRSKSFYVYESAVPVFKRFAEHYLVEPAGDGETLFTWTLAVEAKPAFALPVRLLAPVLKAGFGRIPAGGQKYFAEQG, from the coding sequence ATGACCCGTTCGTACGCACTCGAACCCGCTGACAGTGATTTCCTGGCCTCGGCCCCGCACATCTTCCGTTATCAGAAGCGATATGCCGCACCGCCCGAAAAGGTATGGGAGTCACTCGTTTCCGACGAGTCGCTGGCCGCCTGGGGGCCGATGATCAAGGACGTCACATGGACGTCGCCCCGACCGTTCGGAGTGGGCACCACGCGTGACGTCACGGCGCCCGGCGGAGCCGTGATGCGGGAGCGCTTCTTCCAATGGGAGGACGGACGCAGCAAGTCGTTCTACGTCTACGAGTCCGCGGTGCCGGTGTTCAAGCGATTCGCCGAGCACTACCTTGTCGAACCGGCGGGGGACGGCGAAACGCTGTTCACCTGGACGCTGGCGGTCGAAGCCAAGCCGGCGTTCGCACTGCCGGTCAGGCTGCTGGCGCCGGTGCTGAAGGCCGGCTTCGGGCGGATACCGGCGGGCGGTCAGAAGTACTTCGCGGAGCAGGGCTGA